The Bacteroidota bacterium DNA window AGAGGAATAACTACTTTTTCGCCTGTTTTGTGCTGTGTAAGCTCCAGAAAATCGCCTTTTATGTTGTCTTGGGTTACGCTGCTCCAGTCTCCATAACGTTGCCCTATCCAACAACCAAAAATAAAGGTGTCTCGCACCCGCTCAAGTCTTGGTTTGTCTGAAAAATCGTATTCATAGAATTGTTGAAGCTCCGATTCATTCAAATAAATATTGTAGGTTTTTTCCGATGGTGTTCTAAAACTTCGACTTTTATATTTATTGTAGGGGTTCAAGTCTTTTTCCTTAGCATCATTCAGAAATATTTTTAAGGTCTGAATTTTTTTGCCGATGGTGTTGGTTGCTAAATTCTGCTCTCGAAGAAATGCAATAAAATCTTGGTAGAACTCCAAATCAATATCCACAAAATCCGGCTCCATATTTTTCTTTGCATACTTCTTTAAATAGTCAAATGTAACGATGTATTCACGTCTCATTTTGTAACATACTGGATTGTCTGTTTTTGGGTTCAACCTCTTATGAGAATTGTCTATGAAGTATTGAATAAACTCAAATAGGGTTTTTGGGTTTTTGTCTTCGTATTTTTCAGGGTGGTAGTGTTTATCAATTGAAGTAAGTAACCAATCTTTATTTATATTCTCTTGAAAGGTTTCTTTTTCAAATGATTTTTTGATATGATTTTCAAGGTCGTTTAAGTCATTTTGAAAATCCTCACTATCTATAAATTCAGTTCGTTGCCTAACTTTACCCTTCTTTTTGGGTAGTTTTCGCCCTCTATTATCTTCTTCTTCACTGTCTCCATTATTCCAGAATTTTGGATTAATCTGTTTTGGTGTCAATGCCCTTAGGTTAAATTTGCTACCGTTGCTAAATCGGATATAAATCTTTGCAACTTCAGCTTCTTTTTTAGAGCGGATGAAATAATCGATTTTCAAAGCCATAATAAATATATTTAAAAAGTTCATTACAAAGATAAAAAAATTGTGCAACAATTGTGCAACATTTTTTAAAACTGTTTGAATCTATTGCAATAGTGAGAACTTTTTGCATTTTTACTATTATAGCTATTTGCCTAATTATCTGGCTTTTAGATAATATTTGCTAAAATTAGAGATTGCACAGTATTACAGGGTTTTGCATAAGGTAGAGTGCTCTCACCCCGACTTTATGTAAATATATTTAAAGAAAAATTACCGGCTTTACAGTTTTATTTCTTTTAATTTTTACACCACCTCACAACTATTTCACATATATCACAATTTCGGCAACAGAAGCTGTTGGTACTTCTTTACTTATTCTTATGTATCGAGTGTTTATATCAATAATGTGAGGTATCCATGCTAAATATCTACGACAAGGATCAGTGAAGATTGGGGTCCAATTTCCGGGTGTACCATAAGAAAAAGTTAAATCTCCACTACTATTTTTGTCATATATATATATATTACCAATATTATACTCTTGCCCTAAATCTATGTAACAAGAATATGGATATGTTGTAGAGCTATATGGAGTTGCCCATGAATTTGAAGGATGACCTCCAAATCCGAAGTATGGATCTCCAGCAATATTTTGTTCATCAACATAAGCCGCTACACCTCCATGACCAGATTCATCTACCATCATAGAGGTATCAAGAAGAAGTTTAGTCAATCCACCCTCAATAACCGGGAAATTGCTTCCATCAGTAACAACAACAAAAACTGGGCGTTCGCATACATCAATATCTACAGTATAATTATTTATTGGTATTATTGTTTCAACTCCAACCGTACTATTTACTTGCATTTCAACTAGTAAAGCTTGTATTTCATTCGGGGATAACTGCAAGCTAAAATCCTCTACAGTATTTTGATTACTGGTTGGACACCAAACTGCATATACTGAGATGTTAGGTGTTTGATTTGTAAATTTATATACCATTACATCATTATCTCCA harbors:
- a CDS encoding site-specific integrase encodes the protein MALKIDYFIRSKKEAEVAKIYIRFSNGSKFNLRALTPKQINPKFWNNGDSEEEDNRGRKLPKKKGKVRQRTEFIDSEDFQNDLNDLENHIKKSFEKETFQENINKDWLLTSIDKHYHPEKYEDKNPKTLFEFIQYFIDNSHKRLNPKTDNPVCYKMRREYIVTFDYLKKYAKKNMEPDFVDIDLEFYQDFIAFLREQNLATNTIGKKIQTLKIFLNDAKEKDLNPYNKYKSRSFRTPSEKTYNIYLNESELQQFYEYDFSDKPRLERVRDTFIFGCWIGQRYGDWSSVTQDNIKGDFLELTQHKTGEKVVIPLHFTTKEILLKYGGKLPKLITNQKFNDYLKEAAQIAGIEDKHEKKKMTNGKQLIKHVPKYELMGSHTARRSFCTNNYLKGIPTITIMAVSGHTTETSFLKYIKADKKEHATKMLEFWNREQMKIAK